A window from Setaria italica strain Yugu1 chromosome VIII, Setaria_italica_v2.0, whole genome shotgun sequence encodes these proteins:
- the LOC101785873 gene encoding 10 kDa prolamin has translation MAAKMFALFALLALCASATTATYVPLGAMNPCMQYCMMQQPYAMNPCMQYCMMQQALAMGRFASPASMMLQQPWTSPLQQYWTPRMMPSMMPFQQCHCGAISQITQQQQLPFMFNPMATVIPPMFFQQPFAGVPF, from the coding sequence ATGGCAGCCAAGATGTTTGCACTGTTTGCACTTCTTGCTCTTTGTGCAAGCGCCACTACTGCTACCTATGTTCCATTGGGCGCCATGAACCCTTGCATGCAGTACTGCATGATGCAACAGCCGTACGCCATGAACCCATGCATGCAGTACTGCATGATGCAACAGGCGCTTGCCATGGGCAGATTTGCCTCACCGGCATCCATGATGCTGCAGCAACCGTGGACCTCACCACTTCAGCAGTACTGGACTCCAAGGATGATGCCTAGCATGATGCCGTTTCAACAATGTCACTGTGGTGCCATCTCACAGATTACGCAGCAACAGCAACTACCGTTCATGTTCAACCCGATGGCTACAGTGATCCCGCCTATGTTCTTCCAGCAGCCTTTTGCTGGTGTCCCATTCTAG